In Wenyingzhuangia fucanilytica, the following are encoded in one genomic region:
- a CDS encoding metallophosphoesterase has translation MGRTLVIGDIHGGLKALDQVLERAEVTTDDLLIFLGDYVDGWGQAFEVINRLISLKSSHDCIFLRGNHDELFYDWLTKSKDNPNWLHHGGQATINSYADRPYNFIKIHINFLENLENYYLDNQNRLFIHAGFTNVRGVEEEHFTKMFYWDRSLWEMALASRNLPLEDEFYPERLKLYKEIFIGHTALSKINISQPLNVANVWNIDTGAAFTNPLTIMDIDTKEFWQSDPLPSLYPNEKGRN, from the coding sequence ATGGGCAGAACGTTAGTTATAGGAGATATTCACGGTGGCTTAAAAGCTCTAGATCAAGTATTAGAGAGAGCAGAGGTAACTACAGATGATTTACTTATCTTTTTAGGGGATTATGTTGATGGTTGGGGACAAGCTTTTGAAGTGATTAATAGATTGATTTCCTTAAAATCATCACATGATTGTATATTTCTTAGAGGGAATCACGATGAATTGTTTTACGATTGGTTAACAAAATCAAAAGACAATCCTAATTGGTTACATCACGGAGGACAAGCAACTATAAATTCTTATGCCGATAGACCTTATAATTTTATCAAAATACACATAAACTTTTTAGAAAACTTAGAGAATTATTATTTAGATAATCAAAATAGGTTATTTATTCATGCAGGTTTTACCAACGTAAGAGGAGTAGAAGAAGAACATTTTACCAAAATGTTTTACTGGGATAGATCTTTATGGGAAATGGCTTTAGCGAGTAGAAATTTACCTTTAGAAGATGAATTTTATCCTGAGAGATTAAAGTTGTACAAAGAAATTTTTATTGGACATACGGCTTTATCAAAAATTAATATTAGCCAACCCTTAAACGTGGCAAATGTTTGGAATATTGATACAGGAGCTGCTTTTACCAATCCTTTAACCATTATGGATATAGACACTAAGGAGTTTTGGCAGAGTGATCCGTTACCAAGTTTATACCCTAATGAGAAGGGAAGAAATTAA
- a CDS encoding DUF6341 family protein, producing the protein MIALNIFHAIDDLFTKGLFLPFKALRFSGSWWGSNAINFVFVVVALVYFAYWMKESKKFKDTDTEDLPK; encoded by the coding sequence ATGATCGCATTAAATATCTTTCACGCCATAGACGATTTATTTACAAAAGGATTATTCTTACCGTTTAAAGCATTACGTTTTAGTGGTTCTTGGTGGGGATCTAACGCAATTAACTTTGTTTTTGTAGTAGTGGCATTAGTATACTTTGCTTATTGGATGAAAGAATCTAAAAAGTTTAAAGATACAGATACTGAAGATTTACCAAAATAA